The DNA region AATTCCCGGGGGGGCATGATGAAGACGAGACGGATCGGCAAGACCGGGCTTGAGGTGACCGAGATCAGCTACGGTGCAGCTCCCCTGGGTGGTCTCTACCGCGACTGCCCGCGCGATCAGGCGATGGAGACGCTGCAGGCAGCCTGGGACAGCGGCATCCGCTATTTCGATGTCGCTCCCTGGTACGGCCTCGGCCTTGCGGAACGGCGCGTTGGCGATTTCCTGCGCGATCAGCCGGATGGCGCCTATGTGCTTTCCACCAAGGTCGGCCGGCTGCTGAGGCCGGTGCCGACGGGTACCGTTCCCGACTATAGCTATGTCAATCCGCTCTCCTTCGACGCCGATTACGACTATTCCTATGACGGCATCATGCGCTCGGTCGAGTTCAGCTATGCGCGCCTCGGCCTCAACCGCATCGACATTCTCTACGTGCATGATATCGGCGTCTATACGCATGGCGCGGCGAAGAACGCGGTCTACCAGAAGCAGCTTCTCGATTCCGGCATCAAGGCGCTGGACGCGCTCAAGTCATCGGGCGCCATCTCTGCCTTCGGCCTCGGCGTCAACGAGGTGCCGGTCTGCCTCGACGTCATGCGCCATGCCGATCTCGACTGCATCCTGCTTGCCGGCCGTTATACGCTGCTCGACCGTTCGGCGGTCGCCGAACTTCTGCCGCTCTGCCGGCAGAAGGGCACATCGCTCGTCGTCGGCGGCGTCTTCAACTCCGGCATCCTCGCTACAGGCCCGGTGCCGGGCTCACATTTCGACTATATGCCGGCCGATGCGGACGTTCTTGCCAAGGTCGGCGCCATGGAGGCAATCGCCAAGCGTCACGGCGTGCCGCTCGCGGCCGCCGCCATGCAATTTCCACTGCGCGACCCGATCGTCGCCTCGGTGCTGATCGGCACGGCAAAACCGTCGAGCCTGACGCGCAACATGGAGACAGTCGAGCCGCCGCTAGCCGACGAGATCTACGACGAATTCGAACCCTATACGCTCACTGCGCCGCCGCTCGGCGCCGAAGCGGTCCGGGTCTGAGGGAGACAACATGCTGAGAGGTATTCATCCGCTGCTCGGGCCCGATCTGCTTCATGCGCTGAAGACGATGGGG from Rhizobium sp. NLR16a includes:
- a CDS encoding aldo/keto reductase, with the protein product MKTRRIGKTGLEVTEISYGAAPLGGLYRDCPRDQAMETLQAAWDSGIRYFDVAPWYGLGLAERRVGDFLRDQPDGAYVLSTKVGRLLRPVPTGTVPDYSYVNPLSFDADYDYSYDGIMRSVEFSYARLGLNRIDILYVHDIGVYTHGAAKNAVYQKQLLDSGIKALDALKSSGAISAFGLGVNEVPVCLDVMRHADLDCILLAGRYTLLDRSAVAELLPLCRQKGTSLVVGGVFNSGILATGPVPGSHFDYMPADADVLAKVGAMEAIAKRHGVPLAAAAMQFPLRDPIVASVLIGTAKPSSLTRNMETVEPPLADEIYDEFEPYTLTAPPLGAEAVRV